A window from Acropora palmata chromosome 14, jaAcrPala1.3, whole genome shotgun sequence encodes these proteins:
- the LOC141865608 gene encoding uncharacterized protein LOC141865608, whose protein sequence is MPLPLRNNDAELPNNKELALSRLMKLKQRLKSDTQYRKDYVDFIQENIKNGFAEKVPREEVSDKTRRVWYIPHHGVYHKKKPGKIRVVLDCSALYHGFSLNQQLLQGPDLTNNLTGVLCRFRMERIAFMCDIKAMFHQVKVNSSHRDYLRFLWWDDENFESDPVEYRMTVRLFGATSSPGCANFALKTTANQYESVCGKEAADFVRKDFYVDDGLKSVATVERAKNLISSTRLLCQKEASTYTNSLQTAAKFSILSLLKIEPPTRGIPVSSIYDPLGLVAPVTLQGKRILQQLCRDGVGWDDKVPDDIRPRWERWRSELPTLEKLKDAINQTILEKLRLWNSIIFLTPVRMDMDSISSDEPEVKRGSVLATQVRKTIVYPGTPGILLQLASCHEGCRLQEKFRSPNQKEVKRDSSDSRSRKYIPVNFQGLQNAESEIIKIVQGAAFPDYIISMKKLNACEQTSGEKTVAHHNKAIKKARSLYQLDPFLNANGILRVGIRIRHSSMSYGAKHPIILPRKGHVTELTTG, encoded by the exons ATGCCCCTCCCTCTGAGGAATAACGACGCTGAGCTGCCCAACAACAAGGAACTGGCGTTAAGCCGTCTCATGAAATTGAAGCAAAGGTTGAAGAGTGATACTCAATACCGAAAGGACTATGTCGACTTCATACAGGAGAACATCAAGAATGGGTTCGCAGAGAAGGTCCCTAGGGAAGAAGTCTCAGATAAAACTAGGCGCGTCTGGTACATTCCACATCATGGAGTGTACCATAAGAAGAAACCTGGTAAAATAAGGGTTGTCTTGGACTGCAGCGCTTTGTATCACGGCTTCTCCCTCAATCAGCAGCTTCTACAAGGTCCAGACCTCACCAACAATCTCACTGGGGTGTTATGTCGGTTCCGAATGGAACGAATAGCCTTCATGTGTGACATCAAAGCGATGTTCCATCAAGTAAAGGTCAACAGCAGTCATCGCGACTACCTCCGATTCCTGTGGTGGGACGATGAGAACTTTGAGAGCGATCCAGTCGAGTATCGAATGACTGTTCGCCTTTTTGGTGCAACCTCCTCCCCTGGCTGTGCTAATTTTGCACTTAAGACCACTGCAAACCAATACGAAAGTGTTTGCGGAAAAGAAGCAGCCGATTTCGTAAGGAAGGACTTCTACGTCGACGACGGGTTGAAATCGGTTGCAACGGTCGAACGAGCAAAGAATCTTATCAGCAGCACCAGGTTATTGTGCCAAAAGGAGGCTTCTACTTACACAAATTCACTTCAAACAGCAGCAAAGTTCTCAATTCTGTCCCTCCTGAAGATCGAGCCACCGACAAGAGGAATCCCAGTCTC CTCCATTTACGACCCCCTCGGCCTGGTAGCCCCCGTTACTTTGCAAGGCAAGAGAATCCTTCAACAACTTTGCCGTGATGGAGTTGGCTGGGATGACAAAGTGCCTGACGATATCAGACCAAGATGGGAGAGATGGCGTTCTGAACTTCCCACCCTAGAGAAGCTGAAAGATGCCATAAACCAAACGATTTTGGAGAAATTAAGACTGTGGAATTCCATCATTTTTCTGACGCCAGTCAGAATGGATATGGACAGT ATCTCCTCCGATGAACCCGAAGTTAAAAGAGGTTCCGTTCTAGCGACACAGGTTCGGAAAACCATCGTCTATCCTGGAACACCTGGAATACTTCTCCAGCTGGCATCGTGCCACGAGGGCTGTCGCCTCCAAGAGAAGTTCCGAAGTCCGAACCAAAAGGAAGTTAAACGAGATTCAAGTGATTCAAGGTCAAGAAAGTACATCCCTGTCAATTTTCAGGGATTGCAAAACGCCGAGAGCGAGATCATCAAGATTGTTCAAGGAGCAGCCTTCCCCGACTATATCATTAGTATGAAGAAGTTGAACGCCTGCGAGCAAACAAGTGGTGAGAAAACCGTCGCACACCATAACAAGGCTATAAAGAAAGCAAGGTCTCTGTACCAGCTGGATCCATTTCTCAACGCAAACGGAATACTAAGAGTGGGTATACGAATTAGACATTCCAGCATGTCGTATGGTGCGAAGCATCCCATCATCCTTCCAAGGAAAGGACACGTGACTGAGCTAACCACCGGATAG
- the LOC141865610 gene encoding uncharacterized protein LOC141865610, whose translation MASLPLFTYIGVDCFGQFQVKYSRSSAKRYGDLFTCLTVRAVHIKVANSLDTDSFLNAIRRFIARRGPPEEMRSDNGGNFVRGEKELREVIEEWNQSRIHDHLLQFNTKWTFNQPASSHHGGAWDRCIRSMRKVLRALVKEQQLNDEGLRTLMCEAETIVNGCPITKLSNDPRDLEPLTPHHLLLLRAGPTTPPGNFHKNDNYSKRRWRQVQYLADVFWLRWTQEYLPSLQERQKWNKEQRNVAVDDTVLVLDENTPRSSWP comes from the coding sequence ATGGCAAGCCTTCCACTGTTTACTTACATTGGGGTCGACTGTTTCGGGCAATTTCAGGTAAAGTACAGCAGAAGCAGTGCCAAGAGATATGGTGATCTTTTCACCTGTCTAACAGTTCGTGCGGTCCACATCAAGGTAGCCAATTCCTTGGATACTGACTCATTTCTCAACGCTATCCGTCGGTTTATCGCCAGGCGAGGTCCCCCTGAGGAGATGCGCTCCGACAACGGTGGAAACTTTGTGCGTGGGGAGAAGGAACTGAGGGAGGTGATCGAGGAATGGAACCAGTCAAGGATCCACGACCACCTACTGCAGTTCAACACCAAATGGACATTTAATCAACCAGCCAGCTCTCATCATGGAGGGGCGTGGGACAGGTGTATTCGTTCCATGCGAAAGGTACTGAGAGCGCTAGTCAAGGAACAGCAGCTGAATGATGAAGGTCTCAGGACGTTGATGTGCGAGGCAGAAACCATAGTAAACGGTTGCCCCATTACCAAGCTGTCCAACGACCCACGTGATTTGGAACCTCTGACGCCGCATCACCTTCTGTTACTGCGCGCTGGACCAACAACTCCTCCAGGAAACTTTCACAAGAACGACAACTATAGCAAAAGGAGGTGGCGGCAGGTACAGTATCTAGCAGACGTCTTCTGGCTACGCTGGACTCAAGAATATCTCCCATCACTACAGGAAAGGCAGAAGTGGAACAAGGAGCAACGGAATGTTGCCGTTGATGACACCGTGCTGGTTCTCGATGAGAACACACCTCGCAGTTCCTGGCCATAA
- the LOC141865611 gene encoding uncharacterized protein LOC141865611, whose amino-acid sequence MAKSRLAPLKAITIPRLELSAAVLAVRLDRMIRQEIRLPIKSLTFWTDSTCVLRYIRNKEKRFQTFVANRVTRSLEQSQEAQWRYIDTTSNPADEASRGMSVDSLINNLRWTRTRGPRFLRLPHESWPSQPLDLDPIPQNNPEVKTESNVCLTEVTEQENPLLKIFQRYSSWRQLKKIIAWILCYKANLLQFVSGRRKGQVCLRRQFQSNPSASRSSTTLKQLL is encoded by the coding sequence ATGGCGAAGTCGAGGTTGGCGCCGCTGAAGGCTATCACTATTCCAAGGTTGGAATTGTCAGCTGCTGTCCTAGCCGTAAGATTAGACAGAATGATTCGCCAGGAAATCAGGCTACCTATCAAGAGTTTGACCTTCTGGACAGACAGCACTTGTGTACTGCGGTATATAAGAAATAAGGAGAAGAGGTTCCAAACATTTGTAGCCAACAGAGTGACGAGAAGTTTGGAACAGAGTCAAGAGGCTCAGTGGCGTTACATCGATACAACCTCTAACCCCGCCGACGAAGCATCGAGAGGAATGTCCGTTGACTCGCTGATCAACAATCTACGCTGGACGCGAACTCGAGGGCCTAGGTTTTTAAGATTACCACATGAGTCCTGGCCGTCACAGCCCCTTGACCTTGACCCTATTCCCCAGAACAATCCTGAAGTGAAAACGGAATCAAACGTTTGCCTCACTGAAGTGACCGAACAAGAGAACCCACTGTTGAAGATTTTCCAGCGATATTCCTCATGGCGTcaactaaagaaaataatcgCTTGGATTCTCTGCTATAAGGCAAACCTGTTGCAGTTTGTTTCCGGACGAAGAAAGGGGCAAGTTTGCCTCCGTCGTCAGTTCCAATCAAACCCCTCTGCATCAAGGAGCTCGACGACGCTGAAGCAGCTATTGTAA